The Pristiophorus japonicus isolate sPriJap1 unplaced genomic scaffold, sPriJap1.hap1 HAP1_SCAFFOLD_71, whole genome shotgun sequence genome contains the following window.
gaaatatgtgtcatttaataagcctcaggtccttgctcatgtctgctgcagattccagagttgattccggagatgagcggattgacttatgaagataggttgatttggttgggcctatacacattggagttcagaagaatgaggttatctcagtgtggccctgaaggactgtgtccaggctgaagttctgttccccctgtaagatcctccccacagattgtcctttctcagctccagccaggtgatgctatacactcaggtgggaaagacaaaaatccacagcaatgtgttgaaagcaaaagTAATTTATGTGTCCATATCCCAAATATTATACCTctttccagttacaggagttattaccatcagcgttacaggatttataaaccccaactgtcagaatgaacacgatgcaGTCTAGGATGTGATtaccagcagcaataacaacagaatccaacccctgcggtcacttgtgaactcgctggtgtctcagcaggttgcctgacagagagaatcccttcccacacttagagcagctgaacggcctctccccagtgtgaactcgctggtgtgtcagcaggtcggatgactgagtgaatcccttcccacagttggagcaggtgaacggcctctccccagtgtgaactcgccgatgtgtttccagctgggatgggtagttgaaacgtttcccacaatccccacatttacacggtttctccccagtgtgactgcacttgtgtctctccaggttggatgatcgactgaagccttgtccacacacagagcacgtgtaccatttctccccactgtgaacggtgccttctgcttccatggtcaaaagctgatgatattccagtcccgatgtaccgagtgactgtcagatcttgaggtgatgtttggtttgagcttccagtctacaaatcctccccattTAAcatcctgtaaagtgaatttcaaacaggaaaaagggagtgtgagagagaacccacaaaaacacaaaggcagattgtgaaattgagtttaatgaatctggtcatttgtggggccggcacgagaaaaaagtgaccatcaaagctgccggattgtcataaaaacacatctgggtcagtactgtccttcagggaggggaacccacctccctcgacaggcccacatgggcaattgttggtcccactggacccagaagtactgggggtgaaacccagtaaCTTCTacccctctccatccagctcaaactgatgtaacaaacagacccacacaggaggccagtgagtgacttccacatccagcgcccactgatacagagcggctgggaattgctgggcctgctgtataaatgtaagttgttgttttcctggtgtgggggaggggctgccccCGGGGGTTTCTGGTGCcgggcccggtggctctgactcagggcccgagagccgcggtcggtgttgcccggggcccgtgagccgcactcggcgttgcccggggcccgagagccgcggtCGGTGTGGCCCGGggacgagagccgcactcggtgttacccggggactgagagccgcactcggtgttacccggggactgagagccacactcggtgttacccggggactgagagccgcactcggtgttacccggggactgagagccgcactcggtgttacccggggactgagagccgcactcggtgttgcccggggactgagagccgcactcggtgttacccggggactgagagccgcactcggtgttacccggggactgagagccgcactcggtgttgcccggggactgagagccgcactcggtgttacccggggactgagagccgcactcggtgttacccggggactgagagccgcactcggtgttgcccggggaccgagagacacactcggtgttacccggggaccgagagccacactcggtgttacccggggaccgagagccacactcggtgttacccggggactgagagccacactcagtgttacccggggactgagagccacactcggtgttgcccggggactgagagccacactcagtgttacccggggactgagagccacactcggtgttacccggggactgagagtcacactcggtgttgcccggggactgagaaccacactcggttaaaaaggaggcagacaaaaagcaggaaactatagaccagttcgcctaacatctgtggttgggaaaatgttgaagagttcattcttcaagaagcagtagcacgccatttggaaaagcataattcggtcaggcagtcagcatggaattatgaaggggaggttaattctttgagcatgtaatgaacagggtggataaagtgggtgtggtgtatttggactcccagaagacatttgacaaggttccacataaaaggttactgtacaagataaaagttcacggggctgggggtaatatattagcatggatagaggattggctaactaacagaaaacagagagtcaggataaatggttcattttccggttggcaatcagtaactagtggggtgccgcagggatcagtgttcggaccccaactatttacaatctatattaacgacttggaagaagggaccgagtgtaacgtagccaagtttgctggcaatacaaagatgggaggaaaagcaatgtgtgaggaggacacacgtaatctgcaaaaggacacagacaggctaagtgagtggcaaaaatttggcagatggagtgtaatgttggaaagtgtgaagtgatgcaatgtggcagaaaaaaatcaaagaacaagttattatttgaatggagaaagattgcaaagtgctgcagtagtgagggacctgggggtacttctgcatgaaacacaaaaggttagtatgcaggtgcagcaagtgatcaggaaggccaatgcaatcttggccttttttgcaaaggggttggagtataagagcagggaggtcttgctacagttatacagggtattggtgaggccacacctggaatactgcgtgcagttttggtttccatatttatgaaaggatatacttgctttggaggaagttgagagaaagttcacttggttgagatgaggggttgacttatgagaaaaggttgaggaggttgggcctctactcattagaattcagaagaatgaatgagaggtgatttatcgaaacgtataagataatgagggggcttgagaaggtggtagcagagaggatgttttcactgatcgggggagactagaactagggggcataatattagaataaggggcaccccatttaaaactgaggtgaggaggaatttcttctcacagagggttataaacctgtggaattcgctgcctcagagagctgtggaagctgggacattgaatatatttaagacagagatagacagtgtcttaaccgataaaggaatacagggttatggggaacgggcagggaagtggacctgagtccatgatcggatcagccatgatcgtattaaacagtggagcaggctcgagggaccatatggcccactcctgctcctatttcttatgttcttattttcttatatagtgagtgtctggtatgggagtgtggatttgactctatctgtccatctctggtatgtggatgagggttttactctgtatgttagtttctgatacgagagcatggattttatcctgtacctgtcaatttctggtaattgcctgtgggtttaattctgtatcaaaaagggccacattacaacataattctaaaaggacaaagagtgtttaaaaataacaagcctgaaggctctgagtctcaaagcgagaagcattgtaataaggtggacgaattaactgcacagatatctgttaacggatatgatgtaattggtattactgagacatggctccagggtaaccaaggctgggaacataacatccaggggtattaaatattcaggaaggatagccagaaaggaaaaggaggtggtgtagtgttaatggttaaagaggaggttaatgcaacagtaatgaaggacattggctgggataatgtggaatctatatgggtagagctgcgaaacatcgaagggcagaaaacgttagttggggttgtgtacagaccatcaaacagtagtaggggggttggggatggcatcaaacaggaaattagggacgcgtgcaataagggtacagcagttatcatgggtgacaacctgcatattgattgggctaaccaaacttgtagcaatactgtggaggaggattttctggagtgtataagggatggttttctaaaccaatatgtcgaggaaccaactggagagctggccatcctagactgggtcttgtgcaacgagagaggattaattagcaatctggtcttgcatggccccttggggaaaagtgaccataatatggtagaattcttcattaagctggagagcaacacagttaactcagagactagggtcctgaacttaaaggaaacttcaatggtatgagacgtgatttggctgggataaactggcgaatgaaacttaaagggttgacggtggataggcaatggcagacatttaaagatcacatggatgaattacaactattgtacatccctgtctggcataaaaataaaacaggaatggtggctcaaccgtggctcacaaggcaAATTAGCgactgtgttaaatccaaggaagaggcatataaattggcctgaaaaagcagcaaacctgaggactgggagaaatttagattcagcagaggaggactaagggtgtaattaggagggggaaaatagaatacgtgagtaagcttgcagggaacataaaaaactgactgcaaaagcttttatagatatgtgaagagaaaaagattagtgaagtctaatgtaggtcccttgcagtcagaatcaggtgaattcataatggggaacaaggaaaaggcagaacaattgaacaaatactttggttctgtcttcactaaggaagacacgaataacctcccaaaaatactaggggaccgagggtctagcgggaaggaggaactgagggaaatccttattagtcaggaaatggttggagggaaactgatgggactgaaggccgataaatccccagggcctgatagtctgcatcccagcgtagttaaaaaagtggccctagaaatagtagatgcattggtgatcattttccagaattccattgactctggatcagtacctatggattggagggtagctaatgtaacccaactttttaaaaaggagggagagagaaaacagggaattatagaccggttggcctgacatcggtggtggggaaaatgctggaatcaattattaaagatgtaataacagagcatttggaaagcagtgacaggatcggtccaagtcagcatggatttatgaaagggaaatcatgcttgacaaatcttctagagttttttgaggatgtaactagtagagtggacaagggagaaccagtggatgtggtgtatttggaatttcaaaaggcttttgacaagatcccacacaagagattagtgtgcaaatttaatgtccacatttttttttctgcagttctagtcaggtagaacagttccactttggaacagaattttttcttcaaaagggggcgtgtccggccactgacgcctgatttgaaagtttccacagtgaaaacgtactccaaactaactcagaatggagcaagtgaagatttttgtagaactgaaaaaacctgttctgcacattaaaaaatcaggcgcagatttcaaattaggcgtccagaacgaggtgtgggtggggggggagggaagtcattaaattctacaatcaatccttattgtttttatacaaatattatacaaataaatccaacctgaataaacatttataagcaaagaagagattaaataaagcatcttcctatctgtgtgaacgttcttcagccagggagaatgctgcagcaagcctcacaaaatgaggcagccgttcccgaaggtgGGCGGGCGGGAGTGAACCGAGCGACTGAACGCAGGGGGGGGAcaaagccgttccagatggcgggagggagggagggagggagtgaacagACCGACTGAACGCAGGGGGGGGGACAAAGCCattccagatggcgggagggagggagggagggaggaaaggagacagaaggctgcaggaagccacaaaaattgaggagccatttcccgacggcaaaagggggatgttgtcgggaaacggctgcctgaactttctgaggcttcctgcagccttctcagtgctgatggcaatgtgcttttatttaaaaatgttcaaaaactaaacagctacaaagaactacaaaaatggccgagtgccaatgtgtccttcacactgagcatgcgcgaacgctccaacgcgcacgcgcagcgttgccggcaggaaaaaaaataatttaaatcgtacccgccccctcccacttacaaaatcgatgcgagtgtaggctc
Protein-coding sequences here:
- the LOC139256317 gene encoding zinc finger protein 239-like, whose translation is MEAEGTVHSGEKWYTCSVCGQGFSRSSNLERHKCSHTGEKPCKCGDCGKRFNYPSQLETHRRVHTGERPFTCSNCGKGFTQSSDLLTHQRVHTGERPFSCSKCGKGFSLSGNLLRHQRVHK